The genomic stretch CTCGACATGACCAAGCTGGGCTATGAGGAAAGCGCTCTCAAGTGGTTCAAGGAACAGATTCACAAGCCCTTCGGCATGGTCCTGGTTACGGGGCCGACGGGATCGGGAAAAACCGTCTCCCTCTATTCGGCCTTGGCCGAACTTAACAAAATCACCGAAAACATCTCCACCGCCGAAGACCCGGTCGAGTTCAACTTCGCCGGTATCAATCAGGTGCAGATGCACGAGGAGATCGGTCTCAACTTCGCCTCGGCGTTGCGGGCCTTTCTGCGGCAGGACCCCGATATCATCATGATCGGCGAAATCCGCGACTTTGAGACCGCCGAAATCGGCGTCAAGGCGGCGCTGACGGGACATCTCGTCCTGTCCACTCTGCACACCAATGACGCGCCCAGCACCATCAACCGCCTGCTCAATATGGGGATCGAGCCCTTCCTGGTGGCCTCCGCCGTCAACCTCATTACCGCGCAGCGATTGGGTCGCCGGGTCTGTTCCGAGTGTAAAGAAGTCGAGGATGTGCCTAAGCAGGCCCTTATCGATGCCGGCGCTTCTCCCGACGAGGTTGACGAGTATGTTTGCTACCGGGGCAAGGGGTGCCCGACCTGCAACAACACGGGGTACAAGGGGCGCGTCGGCATCTACCAGGTCATGCCCATGTTCGAGGAAATCCGCGAGTTGATTCTGGCCGGCGCCAATACGGCCGAGATCAAGCGCGAATCGATGCGCCTCGGCGTCAAAACGATGCGCCAGTCCGCCCTCACCAAGCTCAAGGAAGGCGCCACGACCTTTGAAGAGGTTCTGCGCTGTACCGTGGCGGATGACTGAACCGGCGAGTCCCGAATAGCTACCAAAGGAAACGGATCACATTATGACGAGTGAACAGCAACCTCGCCCTGGAACTCCCAGCATGCACCAGTTGCTCAAGGCCATGGTCGATCAGGGCGGCTCTGATCTGCATATCACCACCGGCAGCGCGCCCCAGTGCCGTATTGACGGGCACATGACCCCCATGAAGCTGCCCCCTATGCAACCGGCCGAAACCAAACAGCTCTGCTACAGCATCCTGACCGACTCGCAGAAACGCAAGTTCGAGGAAGAAAACGAGCTGGATTTTTCCTTTGGTGTCAAGGGGCTCGCCCGCTTCAGGGGGAACATCTTTCTGCAGAGAGGGGCTCTGGCTGGCGTTTTTCGGCAAATTCCCTACAAGATCCTGTCCTTTGATGAACTGGGTCTGCCACCCGTCGTTCGTGCCATTGCCCATAAACCGCGCGGGCTGGTGCTGGTTACCGGGCCTACGGGCAGCGGCAAGTCGACAACTTTGGCGTCTATCATCGATGCCATCAACAGCGAACGCCACGAACATATCATTACCGTTGAAGACCCGATTGAATACATCCATCCCCACAAGAAGTGTGTAGTTAATCAGCGAGAGGTTGGTTCCGACACCCAGTCTTTTAAAAAAGCTCTCAAGTATATTCTGCGCCAGGACCCCGATGTCGTGCTGCTGGGTGAGCTGCGTGACCTGGAAACTATCGAGGCGGCCCTGACCATCGCTGAAACGGGTCACCTCTGTTTTGCCACTCTGCACACCAATAACTGTGTACAGTCCATCAACCGTATCGTCGACGTTTTTCCCACCAACCAGCAGGCGCAGGTACGCACTCAGCTATCCTTCGTCCTCGAAGGGGTCTTGTCGCAGATTCTGTTACCCAAAATGTCGGGGAAAGGCAGGGCGCTGGCCTTGGAAGTCATGGTGCCCAATATGGCCATACGTGCCCTTATCCGCGATGACAAAATTCACCAGATCTACTCGCAGATGCAGATGGGCCAGGACAAGTTCGGCATGCAGACGATGAATCAATCGCTGTTCATGCTCTATCACAAAAAGCAGATTTCCATGGAAACGGCCCTGACGCGTTCTTCCGAGCCGGAAGAACTCAAACAGATGATTGCCAACCCGGCCTCTGTGCTCAAGCGGCAGGTGCCTACAGCGCCTGGGCGCGGATAATTCATTCAAAGGAAGAAGAGGGGACTGATGGCCAAATTCTCTTGGGAAGGAAAAACCCGTACCGGCCAGGTACAAAAAGGGGAAATGGAGGCGCCGAACGAGGCGGCTGTCACGGCCACCTTGCGCCGTCAGGGGATTACACCTTCCAACATCAAGGCACGTGGCAAGGGCCTCGATATGGAGCTGAAAATCCCGGGGTTCGAACCCAAAATCTCCACCAAGGACCTGGTCGTTTTCACCCGCCAGTTTTCGACCATGATCGACGCCGGCCTGCCCTTGGTGCAGTGTCTTGATATTTTAAGCCGGCAGCAGGACAACAGCACCTTTAAGAAAATTCTGCTTCAGGTCAAAGAAGATGTCGAGTCGGGCTCGACCTTTGCCGAAGCCCTGAAAAAGCATCCCAAGGCCTTCGATGAGCTGTATGTCAATCTGGTGGCAGCCGGCGAGGTCGGCGGTATTCTCGATACCATTCTCAACCGTTTGGCTGCTTATATTGAAAAAGCGCTCAAACTGAAAAAACAGGTCAAGAGCGCCATGACCTACCCGACCACTATTATCGGTATTGCCGTGGTGGTCATCGCTGTTATTCTGATCTTCGTTATTCCCGCTTTTGAAAAGATGTTCGCTGATTTTGGCGGGTCCCTACCTGGCCCCACCCAGGTGGTTATCAACCTCAGTAATTTTATTCAGGATTATATTCTGGTCATTATTGCTGCCATTGTGATTTTTATCTGGGGGTTTAAGCGGATATATAAGACACAAGCTGGGCGCAAAAAGATTGATGACTGGGCCCTCAAGCTGCCGATCATGGGCATTCTTATCCGTAAGGTCGCCGTTGCCAAGTTTACCCGTACCCTTGGTACCATGATGACCAGCGGGGTGCCGATCCTTGACGGACTCGATATCGTTGCCAAGACCGCCGGCAACAAAACGGTAGAAAACGCCATCTACAAAGTGCGGCAGAGCATCAGCGAGGGCAAGACCATTGCCGAGCCTCTGGAGAAGTCGGGCGTCTTTCCACCCATGGTCTGTCAGATGATCGCCGTCGGTGAACAGTCCGGCGCCGTCGATACCATGCTCAACAAGATTGCTGATTTTTACGATGACGAGGTCGATGACGCTGTCGCCAACCTGACGGCCATGATGGAGCCGCTGCTCATGCTCTTTCTCGGCACCACTGTCGGCGGCCTGGTTATCGCCATGTACCTGCCTATCTTCAAGCTTGCCGGCACGGTCGGAGGTTAGGGGGGCCGCTTGGTCACCTGCGAGCTGGCCACAGATCGTCTTTCACCCCTGACACGGCGGCAGCTGGTCTGGCTGCTCTTTGTCCGGGTTTTGGTGACCGCCCTCTTTCTGGGCGGCACCTTGGTCTATCAAGTGCGCGGGGGAGTGCCACTGGGCTCCAACGCGCACACCTATCTCTACCTGCTTTTTGCGGCCAGTTTTGCCCAATCCCTGCTGTCTGCCCTGCTGCTGCTCAAGGTACAGCTCTGCCGGGTTTTTCTTCACCTCCAGTTTTCCTGGGATTTGCTTTTCTGTACCGCCCTTATTTATCTGACCGGCGGCCTCGATAGCATCTTCTCCTTTTTATTTATCCTGGTCATTCTGGGGGCCAGTGTTTACCTGCCCCGCCGGGATCTGTATGTCGTGGCCTCCGCTGCCGCCATCCTCTATGGCAGCTTGCTCGACCTGCAGTACTATGGCTATCTCCCTCAGTTGCGCGGCCTGACCTTTTCGGTCTCGCGCGAGGGGGGCGAAGTTTTTTTTGCTGTCTTCGTTAACGTCTCAGCTTTTTTTCTCACCGCATTTCTTAGTGGAATTCTGGTTGAACGGCAGCGCCGCAGTCAGCGCGATCTGGAACGGCGGGAAATTGACTACGAAGAACTTGAAACCCTCAACAAGGCCATTTTGGCCAATACGCCCAGCGGGCTGATGATTGTCAATGAACAAGGCAGAATCCGCTCCTTTAATGTGGCCGCTTCCCGTATCACAGGGTTTTCTCTGGCCGATGTCTATAACCGCCCCGTCAGTGAGTTGTTCCCGGATATGCCCCTCCTGCGCGGAGGAGATTTTATCCTCATCAGCCGGGGTGAGGGGACTTTCGTCAGCCCGAAAGGCGAAAAACTTGTTTTAGGTTACGCCACCTCCCTTCTTGATGGGCCAGACGACAAGACCATCGGCCTCCTGGTGACCTTTCAGGATCTCACCCATCTCAAATCCATGGAAGAA from Desulfuromonas sp. KJ2020 encodes the following:
- a CDS encoding type IV pilus twitching motility protein PilT — its product is MTSEQQPRPGTPSMHQLLKAMVDQGGSDLHITTGSAPQCRIDGHMTPMKLPPMQPAETKQLCYSILTDSQKRKFEEENELDFSFGVKGLARFRGNIFLQRGALAGVFRQIPYKILSFDELGLPPVVRAIAHKPRGLVLVTGPTGSGKSTTLASIIDAINSERHEHIITVEDPIEYIHPHKKCVVNQREVGSDTQSFKKALKYILRQDPDVVLLGELRDLETIEAALTIAETGHLCFATLHTNNCVQSINRIVDVFPTNQQAQVRTQLSFVLEGVLSQILLPKMSGKGRALALEVMVPNMAIRALIRDDKIHQIYSQMQMGQDKFGMQTMNQSLFMLYHKKQISMETALTRSSEPEELKQMIANPASVLKRQVPTAPGRG
- a CDS encoding type II secretion system F family protein, whose amino-acid sequence is MAKFSWEGKTRTGQVQKGEMEAPNEAAVTATLRRQGITPSNIKARGKGLDMELKIPGFEPKISTKDLVVFTRQFSTMIDAGLPLVQCLDILSRQQDNSTFKKILLQVKEDVESGSTFAEALKKHPKAFDELYVNLVAAGEVGGILDTILNRLAAYIEKALKLKKQVKSAMTYPTTIIGIAVVVIAVILIFVIPAFEKMFADFGGSLPGPTQVVINLSNFIQDYILVIIAAIVIFIWGFKRIYKTQAGRKKIDDWALKLPIMGILIRKVAVAKFTRTLGTMMTSGVPILDGLDIVAKTAGNKTVENAIYKVRQSISEGKTIAEPLEKSGVFPPMVCQMIAVGEQSGAVDTMLNKIADFYDDEVDDAVANLTAMMEPLLMLFLGTTVGGLVIAMYLPIFKLAGTVGG
- a CDS encoding nitrogen regulation protein NR(II), which produces MVTCELATDRLSPLTRRQLVWLLFVRVLVTALFLGGTLVYQVRGGVPLGSNAHTYLYLLFAASFAQSLLSALLLLKVQLCRVFLHLQFSWDLLFCTALIYLTGGLDSIFSFLFILVILGASVYLPRRDLYVVASAAAILYGSLLDLQYYGYLPQLRGLTFSVSREGGEVFFAVFVNVSAFFLTAFLSGILVERQRRSQRDLERREIDYEELETLNKAILANTPSGLMIVNEQGRIRSFNVAASRITGFSLADVYNRPVSELFPDMPLLRGGDFILISRGEGTFVSPKGEKLVLGYATSLLDGPDDKTIGLLVTFQDLTHLKSMEEELKRTDRLAAVGRLASGMAHEIRNPLASISGSVQLLMENPSMNEDDRRLMRIVVREADRLSLLLSDFLVFARPAKPRKESVDVSSLLDDLIEMASCDPRFAAVRIYRDYPGACRIFADPQQLHQALWNLAINGAEAMPAGGTLHIGIHPEFHEIYVEDSGPGIPEEIRSQIFDPFFTTKDRGTGLGLATVHAILEAHGGSLEVRHVEPHGTRFTLILP